A stretch of the Aegilops tauschii subsp. strangulata cultivar AL8/78 chromosome 4, Aet v6.0, whole genome shotgun sequence genome encodes the following:
- the LOC109779911 gene encoding protein FAR1-RELATED SEQUENCE 5-like, with translation MKLNADGAWWMVTEYVEEHNHDLIKNFDLAKFLSAHKVFSPHEKKFIKLLHDCNIGPSRMVQILPLIHSKDGSLSSMPYIPADITNLKAKYHRESRLADIEDMVAYFKEKSKADPDFFYRIRLDDEDRVRNMYWVDGAARRAYKPFHDCISFDATYLTNMYKMPCAPFIGINNHNQSLQFGCGLVRNEDTDGYTWLFKTFLEWMDGLAPMNIITYQDFSMRAGIEEVFPLAVHRHYRWHITNKAGETLGPFFADRPELHKAFELCVDHNLTVEEFEQSWTAMIETYQVQDNETLNSLWEKRIEGFNAVLKHYVSPGNSLLQFAKQYSALQQKILGFELQQEANTALKQPKLLTNLPMERQMSKIYTNKIFNK, from the exons ATGAAGCTAAACGCAGATGGAGCATGGTGGATGGTCACCGAATATGTCGAAGAACACAACCATGACCTGATAAAGAATTTTGACCTAGCAAAATTTCTGAGCGCCCACAAAGTATTCAGTCCCCACGAGAAGAAATTCATAAAGTTGCTACATGATTGTAACATCGGTCCATCAAGAATGGTCCAGATACTGCCCCTGATCCACAGCAAAGATGGAAGTCTGAGTAGCATGCCCTACATACCAGCAGACATCACAAACCTAAAGGCAAAGTACCATAGAGAGAGCAGGTTGGCCGACATAGAAGACATGGTCGCCTACTTCAAAGAGAAATCAAAAGCAGATCCTGATTTCTTCTACAGGATAAGATTGGACGACGAGGACCGTGTCAGAAACATGTATTGGGTGGATGGTGCTGCAAGAAGAGCCTACAAACCTTTCCATGATTGCATTTCATTCGACGCGACATATCTCACGAATATGTACAAGATGCCATGTGCTCCATTCATAGGAATAAATAACCACAATCAGTCCTTGCAGTTCGGTTGCGGTCTCGTTCGGAATGAAGATACTGATGGTTACACTTGGTTGTTCAAAACCTTCTTGGAGTGGATGGATGGACTTGCTCCGATGAACATAATAACATACCAGGATTTTAGCATGCGTGCAGGCATAGAGGAGGTCTTTCCGTTAGCAGTGCACAGACACTACAGGTGGCATATTACCAATAAGGCTGGAGAGACGCTAGGACCATTCTTTGCTGACCGTCCAGAGCTACACAAGGCATTCGAGTTGTGTGTGGACCACAACTTGACAGTGGAGGAGTTTGAACAGAGCTGGACGGCTATGATTGAAACATACCAAGTCCAAGACAACGAGACACTTAATAGCCTGTGGGAGAAGCGAAT CGAGGGGTTCAATGCTGTTTTGAAGCATTATGTGAGCCCTGGCAACTCATTGTTGCAGTTTGCCAAGCAATATTCAGCTTTGCAACAGAAAATACTGGGATTTGAGCTACAGCAAGAAGCAAACACCGCACTCAAGCAACCTAAATTGCTAACAAATTTACCGATGGAGAGGCAGATGAGCAAGATATACACCAACAAGATATTTAACAAGTAA